One window of the Streptomyces sp. TS71-3 genome contains the following:
- a CDS encoding cyclase family protein, whose amino-acid sequence MAHDERDDEQGERDAGQRVWRREDVLDLLHRRSNWHRWGEDDQVGTVNLITDRKRAEAAALVRTGRAVSLSRPFPTRPGAGNPRPAAHYTTRAPRGTGGIAGDYYGIEYHGTASTHVDALCHVWDERGMWQGRDPAAELTSRGSRWGSIDHWRHGIVTRGVLLDVPAFRGEPYVTHERPVHGDELEAVAHAQGVDVTAGDALVVYSGRDRWDRENPAWGTGRTAAGEKRRPGLHASCLGFLRDNDCAALAWDMLDHAPNDWGIPWTVHGAIFAYGLAVVDNCELAPLAAACAAEGRYAFMFMLAPLVVEGGTGSPANPLALF is encoded by the coding sequence ATGGCGCACGACGAACGCGACGACGAGCAGGGAGAACGGGACGCCGGCCAGCGCGTCTGGCGCCGTGAGGACGTCCTCGACCTGTTGCACCGGCGGAGCAACTGGCACCGGTGGGGCGAGGACGACCAGGTCGGCACGGTCAACCTGATCACGGACCGCAAGCGGGCCGAGGCCGCCGCGCTGGTGCGAACGGGCCGGGCGGTCTCCCTGAGCCGGCCGTTCCCGACCCGGCCGGGCGCCGGCAACCCCCGCCCCGCGGCGCACTACACCACGCGTGCGCCCCGGGGCACCGGGGGCATCGCCGGCGACTACTACGGGATCGAGTACCACGGCACCGCGTCCACGCACGTCGACGCGCTCTGCCACGTCTGGGACGAGCGGGGGATGTGGCAGGGCCGTGACCCCGCCGCGGAGCTGACCTCCCGGGGCAGCCGCTGGGGCTCGATCGACCACTGGCGCCACGGCATCGTCACCCGCGGGGTCCTGCTGGACGTGCCCGCCTTCCGCGGCGAGCCGTACGTCACCCACGAAAGGCCGGTGCACGGCGACGAGCTGGAGGCCGTGGCGCACGCGCAGGGGGTGGACGTCACCGCGGGCGACGCGCTGGTCGTCTACTCGGGACGCGACCGGTGGGACCGGGAGAACCCCGCCTGGGGGACCGGGCGCACCGCCGCAGGCGAGAAGCGCAGACCCGGGCTGCACGCCTCCTGCCTGGGCTTCCTGCGCGACAACGACTGCGCGGCGCTCGCCTGGGACATGCTCGACCACGCGCCCAACGACTGGGGGATCCCCTGGACGGTGCACGGCGCCATCTTCGCGTACGGGCTCGCCGTCGTGGACAACTGCGAGCTCGCCCCGCTCGCCGCCGCCTGCGCCGCCGAGGGCCGGTACGCGTTCATGTTCATGCTCGCGCCGCTCGTGGTCGAGGGAGGCACGGGCTCGCCCGCCAACCCGCTCGCGCTGTTCTGA
- a CDS encoding GntR family transcriptional regulator produces the protein MSVEPRPALTKSAYAYQELRRRILAGELRQGQSISQEQLAVELGVSTTPLREALRRLDAEGLVTIDAHRDARVTELSAEEARSLYEVREQLDPLAARLAATRRTEADTSTIKTALKGLEPLSASADFENLLAHRAFHRSVYTASHNPLLMSLLEGLWDKADRYRQLRLQAGPDSPEDQERVRDEHNAIAEAVIAGDAKAAETAMRKHVRASLGKRAIDALKG, from the coding sequence ATGAGTGTCGAACCCCGTCCAGCCCTCACGAAGAGCGCCTACGCCTACCAGGAGCTGCGGCGCCGCATCCTCGCCGGTGAGCTGAGGCAGGGCCAGTCGATCTCCCAGGAGCAACTGGCCGTGGAGCTCGGTGTGAGCACCACACCGCTGCGGGAGGCGCTGCGCCGGCTGGACGCCGAGGGGCTCGTCACGATCGACGCCCACCGCGACGCGCGGGTCACGGAGCTGAGCGCCGAGGAGGCCCGCAGCCTCTACGAGGTGCGCGAGCAGCTCGACCCGCTGGCCGCGCGGCTCGCCGCCACCCGGCGGACGGAGGCGGACACCAGCACCATCAAGACGGCCCTGAAGGGCCTCGAACCCCTCAGTGCCTCGGCGGACTTCGAGAACCTGCTCGCCCACCGGGCCTTCCACCGCAGTGTCTACACGGCCTCCCACAACCCCCTGCTGATGTCACTGCTGGAAGGGCTCTGGGACAAGGCCGACCGCTACCGGCAGCTCCGGCTCCAGGCGGGCCCGGACTCCCCCGAGGACCAGGAGCGGGTCCGCGACGAGCACAACGCCATCGCCGAGGCCGTGATCGCCGGGGACGCGAAGGCCGCGGAGACCGCCATGCGCAAGCACGTGCGGGCCAGCCTCGGCAAGCGCGCCATCGACGCCCTGAAAGGCTGA
- a CDS encoding alpha/beta hydrolase has protein sequence MSQTAETDAEGAHFIGGTPFFASQHDQRLSYALYVPKDHTPEAPALPLVVIQHGTGRSAELYRDRWKAFAIEHRCIILTPLFPAGLGEPGELHNFKFLKYGDMRFDEELLHIVDEVGERFNARTERFVLHGFSGGGQFVHRFFYVHPDRLAGVSIGAPGRITQLDDGLPWWIGTKGFEERFGVPVDLDALRGVPVQMVVGAEDVETWEINNVGGSNWMEGVENTGRTRIERLRTLCANFEGHGIKVRFDLVPGVAHQGVGVVPAVQEFVADVLARGSVV, from the coding sequence ATGTCCCAGACTGCTGAAACCGACGCCGAGGGAGCCCACTTCATCGGCGGCACCCCGTTCTTCGCCTCGCAGCACGACCAGCGGCTGTCCTACGCCCTCTACGTGCCCAAGGACCACACCCCCGAGGCGCCCGCGCTGCCGCTCGTGGTCATCCAGCACGGCACGGGGCGCTCGGCGGAGCTCTACCGCGACCGGTGGAAGGCGTTCGCCATCGAGCACCGCTGCATCATCCTGACGCCGCTGTTCCCCGCGGGTCTTGGCGAGCCGGGCGAGCTGCACAACTTCAAGTTCCTCAAGTACGGCGACATGCGGTTCGACGAGGAGCTGCTGCACATCGTCGACGAGGTGGGGGAGCGGTTCAACGCCCGCACGGAGCGGTTCGTGCTGCACGGCTTCTCCGGCGGCGGGCAGTTCGTGCACCGGTTCTTCTACGTGCACCCCGACCGGCTCGCGGGCGTCTCGATCGGGGCGCCGGGCCGGATCACCCAGCTCGACGACGGCCTGCCGTGGTGGATCGGCACCAAGGGCTTCGAGGAGCGCTTCGGCGTTCCCGTCGACCTCGACGCCCTGCGCGGGGTCCCGGTGCAGATGGTGGTGGGCGCCGAGGACGTGGAGACCTGGGAGATCAACAACGTCGGCGGGTCCAACTGGATGGAGGGCGTGGAGAACACCGGCCGCACCCGCATCGAGCGGCTCAGGACGCTGTGCGCCAACTTCGAGGGGCACGGCATCAAGGTGCGCTTCGACCTCGTCCCCGGTGTCGCGCACCAGGGGGTCGGCGTCGTCCCCGCGGTCCAGGAGTTCGTGGCCGACGTGCTCGCACGGGGCTCCGTGGTCTGA
- a CDS encoding amino acid ABC transporter permease produces the protein MGDFLHTFFDIHQILHVMPTLLSEGLRNTLIIASLSLILGLAFGLVLSILLIASHWWVRAPARIYVDVFRGLPAIVTVSIIGIGLPSANVRPFGESPTGYAILAIGLINAAYIAEIFRSGIQSVPVGQTEAGRSLGMSHLTTLMLIVVPQGIRNVLPALANQFIVAVKESSLVYLLGLAVGERELYFIAQQAQAVSYNSSSFIAAGLVYIAFTVPLTHLVNWFDRRMRDGRRPSAGKNPLDQGPKDPLGTEPLTPLGAGMEAGA, from the coding sequence ATGGGCGATTTCCTCCACACGTTCTTCGATATCCACCAGATACTCCATGTGATGCCCACGCTCCTCAGCGAGGGGCTGCGCAACACCTTGATCATCGCGTCGCTCTCGCTGATCCTCGGCCTGGCCTTCGGGCTCGTGCTGTCGATCCTGCTCATCGCCTCGCACTGGTGGGTGCGGGCGCCGGCCCGGATCTACGTCGACGTCTTCCGCGGGCTGCCGGCCATCGTCACCGTCAGCATCATCGGCATCGGCCTGCCGTCCGCCAACGTCCGGCCGTTCGGTGAGTCGCCCACGGGCTACGCCATCCTCGCGATCGGCCTCATCAACGCGGCCTACATCGCGGAGATCTTCCGGTCCGGCATCCAGAGCGTGCCGGTCGGCCAGACGGAGGCCGGGCGCAGCCTCGGCATGAGCCACCTGACGACACTGATGCTGATCGTCGTGCCACAGGGCATCAGGAACGTCCTCCCGGCGCTCGCCAACCAGTTCATCGTCGCCGTCAAGGAGAGCTCGCTGGTCTACCTGCTCGGCCTGGCCGTCGGGGAGCGCGAGCTGTACTTCATCGCCCAGCAGGCGCAGGCCGTCAGCTACAACTCCTCGTCGTTCATCGCCGCCGGCCTGGTCTACATCGCGTTCACCGTGCCGCTGACCCACCTCGTCAACTGGTTCGACCGGCGGATGCGGGACGGCAGGCGCCCCTCGGCGGGCAAGAACCCCCTGGACCAGGGCCCCAAGGATCCCCTGGGCACGGAGCCACTGACGCCGCTGGGCGCCGGCATGGAAGCGGGAGCATGA
- a CDS encoding amino acid ABC transporter ATP-binding protein: MEKTASGSATADQQAEGRPDAADHPAVELLDVCKSFGSTEVLSGVSASVVPGETVCLIGASGSGKSTLLRCINLLSPPTSGTIRVHGQAITDPKVDVNEVRSRIGMVFQHFNLFPHRSALDNITIALRRVRKIAKQEAEERALAQLDKVGLRAFASARPGSLSGGQQQRVAIARSLAMEPDIMLFDEATSALDPELVKGVLDVMRDLATNSGMTMVVVTHEMNFAREVSDRVLFMDGGVVAEEGPARQLLSDPRTPRLRSFLSQVL, encoded by the coding sequence ATGGAGAAGACAGCCTCCGGCAGCGCGACGGCGGACCAGCAGGCCGAGGGCCGGCCGGACGCAGCGGATCACCCCGCCGTCGAGCTCCTCGACGTGTGCAAGTCCTTCGGCAGCACCGAGGTCCTCAGCGGCGTCTCGGCGAGCGTCGTCCCCGGCGAGACCGTGTGCCTCATCGGCGCCTCCGGCTCCGGGAAGTCGACCCTGCTGCGCTGCATCAACCTCCTGTCGCCGCCCACCTCCGGGACGATCCGCGTGCACGGCCAGGCGATCACCGATCCGAAGGTGGACGTGAACGAGGTCCGGTCCCGGATCGGCATGGTCTTCCAGCACTTCAACCTCTTCCCGCACCGGAGCGCGCTCGACAACATCACCATCGCGCTGCGCCGGGTACGGAAGATCGCGAAGCAGGAGGCCGAGGAGCGCGCGCTCGCGCAGCTCGACAAGGTGGGGCTGCGGGCGTTCGCGTCGGCGCGGCCCGGGAGCCTGTCGGGCGGACAGCAGCAGCGGGTCGCCATCGCCCGGTCGCTCGCCATGGAGCCCGACATCATGCTCTTCGACGAGGCCACCTCGGCCCTCGACCCCGAACTGGTCAAGGGCGTGCTCGACGTCATGCGGGACCTCGCCACGAACTCGGGCATGACCATGGTGGTCGTCACCCACGAGATGAACTTCGCCCGCGAAGTGTCCGACCGGGTCCTCTTCATGGACGGCGGTGTCGTCGCCGAGGAGGGCCCGGCACGCCAGCTCCTCTCCGACCCCCGGACCCCCCGGCTGCGGAGCTTCCTCTCCCAGGTGCTGTAA
- a CDS encoding serine hydrolase, with the protein MTNDVRALGMRPIHTLLRDLSARGMRLHTLLVHFRGRAVLDLRQWPHEAGLKHKTHSATKSFTGTAVGFAEAEGLLHLDDPVVSFFPGRLPGPPGEHLGRMRVRDLLTMRTGHARGLSGATTRLRATGWVGEFLDEPVREAPGLAFQYSSTTSHVLSAIVQEVSGVPVDEYLRPRLFEPLGITDVEWEHDPEGVASGGNGLSMRPDDLLSFGVLYLQDGMWQGRRVLPAGWPQKASALHVLRAVSGTWNGSELVPPPADAPVDSGYGYQFWTTEDGIYNASGIFGQECMVFPRHGGVVVVNGAMGDGTYHDLPDMLRTTFRQAFQGPESDPAAEAAQREEVEQWIRRAREPERLDPTARRVGRLETYDFEPNDQGLRSLSIEARAGSVLLTVEDDRGRHPIEHGLGHWVPGHTGVSTWRLHHSYQEEAALVLAAAEWSGGDADVLTLTWHFAEGPFIDRLVLRFSDGSVSVDRAVNVNSGPTALPVAHGVGRG; encoded by the coding sequence ATGACGAACGACGTGCGTGCCCTCGGCATGCGCCCGATCCACACCCTGCTGCGCGACCTGTCGGCCCGGGGCATGCGGCTGCACACGCTGCTCGTGCACTTCCGCGGCCGGGCGGTGCTCGACCTGCGCCAGTGGCCCCACGAAGCCGGCCTCAAGCACAAGACGCACTCGGCGACCAAGAGCTTCACCGGCACGGCCGTCGGCTTCGCCGAAGCCGAGGGGCTGCTGCACCTGGACGACCCGGTCGTCTCCTTCTTCCCCGGACGGCTGCCCGGGCCGCCCGGCGAGCACCTCGGCCGGATGCGGGTGCGCGACCTGCTGACCATGCGGACCGGCCATGCCAGGGGCCTCTCGGGGGCCACGACGCGGCTGCGCGCCACGGGCTGGGTCGGCGAGTTCCTCGACGAGCCGGTCCGCGAGGCCCCGGGCCTCGCCTTCCAGTACAGCAGCACCACCAGTCACGTGCTGTCCGCCATCGTGCAGGAGGTGTCGGGCGTGCCCGTGGACGAGTACCTGCGTCCGCGCCTGTTCGAGCCCCTGGGCATCACCGACGTCGAGTGGGAGCACGACCCGGAGGGGGTCGCGAGCGGCGGCAACGGGCTGTCGATGCGCCCCGACGACCTGCTCTCCTTCGGCGTGCTGTACCTCCAGGACGGGATGTGGCAGGGCCGGCGCGTGCTGCCCGCCGGCTGGCCGCAGAAGGCGTCGGCCCTGCACGTGCTGAGGGCCGTCAGCGGGACGTGGAACGGCTCGGAACTCGTGCCGCCGCCCGCCGACGCCCCGGTGGACTCCGGCTACGGCTACCAGTTCTGGACCACCGAGGACGGCATCTACAACGCCTCGGGGATCTTCGGGCAGGAGTGCATGGTCTTCCCCCGGCACGGCGGTGTCGTCGTCGTCAACGGAGCGATGGGGGACGGCACGTACCACGACCTGCCCGACATGCTCAGGACCACCTTCAGGCAGGCATTCCAGGGCCCGGAGTCCGACCCCGCGGCGGAGGCGGCGCAACGCGAGGAGGTGGAGCAGTGGATACGGCGCGCCCGCGAGCCGGAACGGCTCGACCCCACGGCACGGCGGGTCGGGCGGTTGGAGACCTACGACTTCGAGCCCAACGACCAGGGCCTGCGCTCGCTCTCGATCGAGGCGCGCGCCGGCTCCGTTCTCCTCACCGTCGAGGACGACCGCGGCCGGCACCCCATCGAGCACGGCCTCGGCCACTGGGTCCCCGGGCACACCGGGGTCAGCACCTGGCGGCTGCACCACTCCTACCAGGAGGAGGCCGCCCTCGTGCTGGCGGCGGCGGAGTGGTCCGGCGGTGACGCGGACGTCCTCACGCTGACGTGGCACTTCGCGGAGGGCCCGTTCATCGACCGTCTTGTCCTGCGGTTCTCGGACGGGTCCGTGTCCGTCGACCGGGCGGTCAACGTCAACTCCGGGCCGACCGCGCTTCCCGTTGCCCACGGGGTGGGTCGCGGGTGA
- a CDS encoding zinc-binding dehydrogenase, which yields MKAVTIRTFGGPEGMAVTELPAPRPAEGQVLVAAEAIGVGGVDVLMRSGALSGYGIAPGHVPGSEVAGTVTAVGDGVDTSWIGRRVWAFTGRGGGYVEQAVVPVGEIAPLPVALSAADAVALGNSGVAAHFGLAHARFAPGESVLVRGAAGSIGITAVQLAARGGAGAVAVTTSSAERGDRLRALGATHVLDRSGASDGDAPAGYDVIIDIVAGADMPSFFDRLLPNGRMVAVGMVAGLPPADFGMSMMAAFLKSMSFATFSSDTVSTSDRGAVRTAQFAAAERGDLRTVVHEVLPLEEAVEAHRKMDAGEVFGRIVLAP from the coding sequence GTGAAGGCAGTCACGATCCGGACGTTCGGAGGCCCCGAAGGCATGGCCGTCACCGAGCTCCCGGCCCCGCGTCCCGCCGAAGGGCAGGTCCTCGTCGCCGCCGAGGCGATCGGCGTCGGAGGGGTGGACGTCCTGATGCGGAGCGGTGCCCTGTCCGGCTACGGCATCGCGCCGGGCCATGTCCCGGGCAGCGAGGTGGCGGGCACCGTGACGGCGGTGGGCGACGGCGTCGACACGTCGTGGATCGGCCGGCGCGTGTGGGCGTTCACCGGCCGTGGCGGTGGCTACGTGGAGCAGGCGGTCGTCCCGGTCGGGGAGATCGCCCCGCTGCCCGTGGCGCTGTCCGCCGCCGACGCGGTGGCGCTCGGCAACTCCGGCGTGGCGGCCCATTTCGGCCTCGCCCATGCCCGCTTCGCCCCCGGCGAGTCGGTGCTGGTGCGCGGTGCGGCCGGCAGCATCGGGATCACGGCGGTCCAGCTCGCGGCGCGTGGTGGCGCCGGCGCGGTGGCGGTCACGACGTCGTCGGCCGAGCGCGGAGACCGCCTGCGGGCGCTCGGCGCGACGCACGTGCTGGACCGCTCGGGTGCGTCGGACGGGGACGCTCCCGCGGGCTACGACGTGATCATCGACATCGTCGCCGGTGCGGACATGCCCTCGTTCTTCGACAGGCTCCTGCCGAACGGTCGCATGGTGGCCGTCGGCATGGTCGCGGGACTGCCGCCCGCGGACTTCGGGATGAGCATGATGGCGGCGTTCCTGAAGTCGATGTCGTTCGCCACCTTCAGCTCCGACACCGTGAGCACATCCGATCGAGGTGCCGTGCGGACCGCGCAGTTCGCCGCCGCGGAGCGCGGTGACCTGCGCACGGTGGTACACGAGGTACTGCCGCTGGAAGAGGCGGTAGAGGCTCACCGGAAGATGGACGCCGGTGAGGTCTTCGGCCGGATCGTGCTGGCGCCGTAG
- a CDS encoding TetR/AcrR family transcriptional regulator encodes MTDRLPHTLRSDAQDNRARILDAARVLFATEGLNVPMREVARSAGVGPATLYRRFPTKESLVTEAFADQMRECRTIVDEGLADQDPWRGFRRVIEKVCELHAHDQGFADAFTSAFPRALDIAGDRAHALASITKLARRAQDTGQLRPDFVLDDLILMLMAHRGVHAASQAARVAASRRFAALVIQAFRASPTHGPLPPVPRLA; translated from the coding sequence ATGACCGACCGTTTGCCTCACACCCTGCGCTCCGACGCCCAGGACAACCGTGCACGCATCCTCGACGCGGCCCGCGTGCTGTTCGCCACCGAGGGTCTGAACGTGCCGATGCGCGAGGTGGCCCGGAGCGCCGGGGTGGGCCCCGCCACCCTGTACCGCCGCTTCCCGACCAAGGAGTCGCTGGTCACCGAGGCGTTCGCGGACCAGATGCGGGAGTGCCGCACCATCGTCGACGAGGGACTCGCCGATCAGGATCCGTGGCGCGGGTTCCGCCGCGTGATCGAGAAGGTCTGCGAGCTGCACGCGCACGACCAGGGCTTCGCCGACGCCTTCACGTCGGCCTTCCCCAGGGCACTGGACATCGCCGGGGACCGCGCCCACGCGCTGGCCTCGATCACGAAGCTGGCCCGGCGCGCCCAGGACACCGGGCAATTGCGGCCCGACTTCGTCCTGGACGACCTCATCCTCATGCTCATGGCCCACAGGGGCGTCCACGCCGCGTCTCAGGCCGCCCGGGTCGCGGCGTCCCGGCGCTTCGCCGCGCTGGTGATCCAGGCGTTCCGGGCCTCCCCGACGCACGGGCCGCTGCCGCCGGTGCCTCGGCTGGCCTGA
- a CDS encoding helix-turn-helix transcriptional regulator, with product MPIAVDIDVMLAKRKMSVGELADRIGITPANLAVLKNGRAKAVRFATLAALCEVLECQPGDLLRWEAGGAGGE from the coding sequence ATGCCGATCGCCGTCGACATCGACGTGATGCTGGCCAAGCGGAAGATGTCCGTGGGCGAGCTGGCGGACCGCATAGGGATCACGCCCGCCAACCTGGCGGTACTCAAGAACGGCCGCGCCAAGGCGGTGCGCTTCGCGACGCTCGCGGCGCTCTGCGAGGTGCTCGAATGCCAGCCGGGCGACCTGCTGCGCTGGGAGGCCGGGGGCGCGGGGGGCGAGTGA
- a CDS encoding DUF2975 domain-containing protein has protein sequence MGKLTVGALRAVLALVLAGTVFVQVTMAWVLVSGNDPEDGSLPLTPLRVITILGMVSVQVALVCVWRLVTMVRRGTVFSHAAFRYVDVVIGAIVAAALVWFAVTIINAPGQRDDPGVTLIMGGIGVAILGVALIVLVLRMLLAQAVARDVQASRMQAELDEVI, from the coding sequence ATGGGAAAACTGACAGTGGGTGCGCTGCGCGCCGTGCTCGCGCTGGTGCTCGCCGGCACCGTGTTCGTACAGGTAACGATGGCGTGGGTGCTGGTCAGCGGAAACGACCCGGAGGACGGATCGCTCCCGCTGACGCCGCTGCGCGTGATCACGATCCTGGGCATGGTGTCGGTCCAGGTCGCCCTGGTCTGCGTATGGCGGCTGGTGACGATGGTCCGACGCGGAACCGTGTTCTCCCACGCCGCATTCCGGTACGTGGACGTCGTGATCGGAGCGATCGTGGCGGCTGCCCTCGTGTGGTTCGCGGTCACGATCATCAATGCCCCCGGCCAGCGGGACGACCCTGGCGTCACCCTCATCATGGGCGGGATCGGCGTGGCCATCCTGGGAGTCGCGCTCATCGTGCTCGTGCTGCGGATGCTCCTCGCCCAGGCGGTCGCGCGCGACGTCCAGGCGTCGCGGATGCAGGCCGAGCTGGACGAGGTGATCTGA
- a CDS encoding aminotransferase class III-fold pyridoxal phosphate-dependent enzyme, giving the protein MTTETAGLDGAATGVFTEPAPTVSSERLQQALLRHWALAGPRLRPLDSERDLNVLVDREFVLKITNPAEDPGVVDMEVRALEHVRACDPSLAVPALVPTQAGKPVAHLRDDSGRECLARLITVVPGAPLEGTRLDPDLAARVGEVSGRVSAALQGFFHPVAGRTLMWDIRRAPEAVRAAEGDVAVRLGGLADRVRPALEATRALPSWVQHGDVTLTNVLAGDDGRMGLIDFGDMHHTAAVCELAATLTSVLRGTGGSPERLWPLTEAVLRGYQRRRVLSTAEAEILGELVIARLLSTLAVSATRRERHRTNHRYITQYDTGSEQLLTALSALEPADLADRMVRLAGARDLAGAIAPQALPERRAAAMGGPLSPLFYRRPLELVRGEGPWLLSADGSRYLDAYNNVAVVGHAHPTVTNAVGTQLAALNTHSRYLHAGIVDLAERILATMPPPLDTCLFTTSGTEANELAWRLAVAATGGDGAIVAEHAYHGASAWMADLSSNEWPEGYRPRRVATYRAPHGPAAGLTAEVAAGRIEGAAAALEAEGGRAALVAADSQFTSEGILDAPASFLAGLVEGARTAGALSLADEVQSGYGRSGPRLWRFALAGITPDIVTLGKPMGAGYPIGAVVTRRDIARTLARDYEYFSTFAATPVAAAAGHAVLDVLEATGLPARAVEVGALLRERMREVAAAQPLLGEVRGTGLLAGVDVLSDGTRTSRAVAGELLDALVAEGILAGRTGPRGDVLKVRPPLVWEARHVEVFVEGLSGALRRLGG; this is encoded by the coding sequence ATGACCACGGAAACGGCCGGCCTCGACGGCGCGGCGACCGGTGTCTTCACCGAGCCCGCGCCCACGGTGTCGTCGGAGCGGCTCCAGCAGGCGCTGCTCAGGCACTGGGCGCTCGCCGGCCCCCGGCTGCGCCCGCTCGACAGCGAGCGCGACCTCAACGTCCTCGTCGACCGCGAGTTCGTCCTGAAGATCACCAACCCGGCCGAGGACCCCGGCGTCGTCGACATGGAGGTGCGGGCGCTGGAGCACGTCCGCGCGTGCGACCCGTCGCTCGCCGTGCCCGCCCTGGTCCCCACGCAGGCGGGGAAGCCGGTCGCGCACCTGCGCGACGACTCGGGCCGCGAGTGCCTGGCACGGCTGATCACCGTCGTCCCCGGGGCGCCGCTGGAGGGCACGCGGCTCGATCCGGACCTCGCCGCGCGGGTCGGCGAGGTCTCCGGCCGGGTGTCGGCCGCCCTGCAAGGCTTCTTCCACCCGGTCGCGGGGCGCACCCTGATGTGGGACATCCGGCGGGCGCCCGAGGCGGTGCGGGCCGCCGAGGGGGATGTCGCCGTCCGGCTGGGCGGCCTTGCCGACCGGGTGCGTCCCGCGCTGGAGGCGACGCGCGCCCTGCCGTCCTGGGTGCAGCACGGCGACGTCACGCTCACCAACGTGCTGGCCGGGGACGACGGGCGCATGGGGCTGATCGACTTCGGCGACATGCACCACACGGCGGCCGTCTGCGAACTCGCCGCCACCCTCACCTCCGTCCTGCGCGGCACCGGCGGGTCGCCCGAGCGGCTGTGGCCCCTGACGGAGGCCGTGCTCCGCGGCTACCAGCGGCGACGCGTGCTCTCCACCGCCGAGGCGGAGATCCTCGGTGAACTGGTCATCGCCCGGCTGCTGTCGACCCTGGCGGTGTCCGCCACCCGGCGCGAGCGGCACCGCACGAACCACCGTTACATCACCCAGTACGACACGGGCAGCGAGCAGCTCCTGACCGCCCTGTCGGCCCTGGAACCGGCCGATCTCGCCGACCGGATGGTGCGGCTCGCCGGAGCCCGCGACCTGGCCGGCGCCATCGCCCCTCAGGCCCTGCCGGAGCGGCGCGCGGCGGCGATGGGCGGCCCGCTCTCCCCGCTGTTCTACCGGCGGCCGCTGGAACTGGTCCGCGGAGAGGGGCCCTGGCTCCTCTCCGCCGACGGCAGCCGGTACCTGGACGCCTACAACAACGTCGCCGTGGTCGGACACGCGCACCCCACGGTCACCAACGCCGTCGGGACCCAGCTGGCCGCCCTCAACACCCACTCCCGCTACCTGCACGCCGGCATCGTCGACCTCGCGGAGCGGATCCTCGCCACCATGCCGCCCCCGCTCGACACCTGCCTGTTCACCACCTCGGGAACCGAGGCGAACGAGCTCGCCTGGCGCCTGGCCGTCGCCGCCACCGGCGGTGACGGGGCGATCGTGGCGGAGCACGCCTACCACGGTGCCTCGGCGTGGATGGCGGACCTCAGCTCGAACGAGTGGCCCGAGGGATACCGGCCGCGCCGGGTCGCCACCTACCGCGCCCCGCACGGCCCCGCGGCCGGGCTGACCGCGGAGGTGGCGGCCGGGCGGATCGAGGGGGCCGCGGCGGCACTGGAGGCCGAGGGCGGCAGGGCCGCGCTGGTGGCGGCCGACTCGCAGTTCACGTCCGAGGGCATCCTCGACGCGCCCGCGTCCTTCCTCGCCGGCCTCGTCGAGGGCGCCCGCACCGCGGGCGCCCTCAGCCTCGCGGACGAGGTGCAGTCCGGGTACGGCCGCAGCGGTCCGCGGTTGTGGCGGTTCGCCCTCGCGGGGATCACCCCCGACATCGTGACGCTGGGCAAGCCGATGGGCGCCGGATACCCGATCGGCGCGGTGGTCACCCGGCGGGACATCGCACGGACGCTGGCGCGCGACTACGAGTACTTCTCGACGTTCGCCGCGACACCGGTCGCAGCGGCGGCCGGCCACGCGGTCCTCGACGTGCTGGAGGCCACCGGCCTGCCGGCGCGGGCGGTCGAGGTGGGGGCGCTGCTGCGGGAGCGGATGCGCGAGGTGGCCGCGGCGCAGCCGCTGCTGGGCGAGGTCCGCGGCACCGGACTGCTCGCCGGCGTCGACGTGCTCTCCGACGGCACGCGGACGTCCCGCGCCGTGGCCGGGGAGCTGCTGGACGCCCTGGTGGCCGAGGGGATCCTCGCGGGCCGGACCGGCCCGCGAGGCGATGTCCTCAAGGTGCGCCCGCCGCTGGTGTGGGAGGCGCGGCATGTGGAGGTGTTCGTGGAGGGGCTGTCGGGGGCGCTTCGCCGGTTGGGCGGGTAG